GGTCTTCGGTATCAATGACAGACATAGCGTGGTACACAGCAGGCATCCGAAAACCGCTCTTCGAACGTGTGCCCATGGTGTGTTGGTTGGTCACAGGAGGGACAGCAATAGCCCCTTTGGGCAGTGGGAGCGGCGCGGCTGGTGCAGGCGCAGCTTGGACGGGCTGGGGCAGGTGCAGGCGGGGCGACGTTGACAGGAGTAGTTGGAGCAGGGTGTGGTCGAGGCCGGCGCGTGTAGTGGTAGGCGAAGGCGCGGTCTGGACAAAGAGGCAAGAACCCGAGCGGGGGCCCGCGAGGTGCCTGAGGAGGTGACACCGGCGCTGTGGAGCCTGCGGTCGGTGCTGGAGACGGCGAGCTCGCGCGAAGCATTGGCGGGATGTACAGCTGGCGAGGTGGAGCGCCTTCAGTCGTGCTGGGCGCGTCCTGAGCCGCGTGTGGCGCGAGAGGGGTCCCTAGCGTCCGCAGCGCAGGCGGGATGTAGAGAGCGGGCGCCTGGGGATCAGCAATGTCCGCTGGGGGATCAGTAGCAGACACCGGAGGCGTCGGGGGCACCCCAGGCAcagtctcagagggaccggcagGGGCACTGGTGACGTCCTGCAGACAAAAACTTGTGCAACGGTCCAATAGGAGCAGGCACAACATTAGTAGCATCAAGAAACTCAAAGCCCACTGGAATACTAGGACCATTGCGCTTAGCAAAGGAAAAAGCCATTTCATCGAAGATGACGTGCCGGGAGATGATGACTCTATTGGCAGAGAGGTCAAGGCAGCGATATCCTTTGTGGTGAGCGGAATAGCCTAGGAAGACGCACAAGGCAGACCTAGGAGCGAGTTTATGAGGAGCGGTGGCGGACAGGTTTGGAAAACACTTGCAGCCAAAGACTCGTAGGTGATCATACGCCGGCGGTGTGCCGTACAGGGCAAGGTGGGGCGTGGAGAGCTGTAGAGTCTTGGTGGGCAGTATGTTAAGTAGAAGGGTCACTGTGGAGAAGGCCTCCGCCCAATAGGAGGGAGGCATAGACGCCTGAAAGAGCAGTGAGCGAACGACATTATTGATGGAGCGAATAATGCGTTCGACTTTACCATTTTGAGGCAAAGTGTAGGGGTAGGACATGCGAAGATGGATGCCCTGGGTGAGGAAGAAGTGACGGGTGCtagagttgtcaaactctttcccgtTGTCACACTGGACAGCCTTGACGTGGGCGCCAAATTGGGTGGAGGCGTGGGCGATGAAGTGGGCAAGCGTACTGTAAGTGTCAGATTTGAGTCGCAAAGGAAAAGTCCACAAGCAGTGAGTGCAATCATCAAGTATGACCAAATAGTATTTGTAACCAGAAACACTGACAACTGGAGATGTCCACAAGTCACAATGAATAAGATCAAACTTGCTAGACTCACGAGAGGTGGACGAATGAAAGAGCAGACGAACATGCGCCCTAACTGACAAGCATGACATAGATCTGAACAGTCCTGAATGTGACAGGAAACACTGGACGCAAGCTTCGACAACGCCTCATGACTAGAGGAGCCTGCTGCTGCGGTGGAGGCAGCGAGAGCAGTGGCAGGGGACTCCTTGTTCTCCAATGTGAGTTCCTCGAGGATGAGGTCATCACAAGCCTCCAGGAAGGTGGGGAAGGGCCGGCTGCGGCATAGGAGGGCCCCGACATGGCTGAAGCA
Above is a genomic segment from Miscanthus floridulus cultivar M001 chromosome 3, ASM1932011v1, whole genome shotgun sequence containing:
- the LOC136541837 gene encoding uncharacterized protein isoform X1, which encodes MLLHEAMALLQLHAQAVAVNNIRNHVTIVLDVDSGNFNRWRDQFLLILGKFSLQDHVHEEPPAPISPDWARMDCVVKSWIVATLTDDLAEIIFAQGSTARHAWLAVESQFLGNREARSIHLETRFRNFVQGDLSVTDYCRRLKKMADDLTALGEVITDRTLVLNVICGLNECFSHVGALLCRSRPFPTFLEACDDLILEELTLENKESPATALAASTAAAGSSSHEALSKLASSVSCHIQDCSDLCHACQLGRMFVCSFIRPPLVSLASLILFIVTCGHLQLSVFLVTNTIWSYLMIALTACGLFLCDSNLTLTVRLPTSSPTPPPNLAPTSRLSSVTTGKSLTTLAPVTSSSPRASIFACPTPTLCLKMVKSNALFAPSIMSFAHCSFRRLCLPPIGRRPSPQ